One part of the Hydra vulgaris chromosome 01, alternate assembly HydraT2T_AEP genome encodes these proteins:
- the LOC136075418 gene encoding uncharacterized protein LOC136075418 isoform X1 yields the protein MYCGSIKPKCHLFLKDFSDELKMLTSSPFVVNDKSYMVQIYAFICDAPARSLLKEVNVDLRTNIEFLDYTYANRDHNGRCHQHEKSIFIKELLSIMNIKEARTVTRKRSQPNTSPIKRLYSVVTIIEDEKQKKMTVPVHWVDELKSVVYWPPKDKKQINYYISNWVSPDKGWGEYILLKINLDKGTKEMCYVCMKFDSESSNSDFQETVLECNSETYCNRLWVRESSPDITVEKVAELPLFSSISFCKSPSKHPKIVSTQKYQEENVLNSKSYQINKSQSSLSSVCQNDLFLEPVQKTIPRGIGGTFFYDEPPASFKAMGERRFQYAIFMELASLKSEIKKSLCSIEKLGRRTEPEETLLYICKSNDIREFDERETFLNDKEKLYLLVRQLKQIGGSSISASVNKVLDETMSKSVQSLFNKAGRHGKRSFRKTLLYKAIIETLVSHSTKSVLVDKLIGDHLKRAPDRIE from the exons ATGTATTGTGGATCAATTAAACCTAaatgtcatttatttttaaaagatttttcagaTGAATTAAAAATGCTAACAAGCTCTCCATTTGTAGTGAATGACAAAAGTTACATGGTTCaaatttatgcttttatttgTGATGCCCCTGCTCGCTCCTTATTAAAAG AAGTAAATGTAGATTTGCGTACAAATATTGAATTTCTTGATTATACTTATGCTAACAGAGATCACAATGGAAGATGTCACCAACATGAAAAGTCTATATTCA TTAAGGAGCTGCTCTCAATAATGAATATTAAAGAAGCAAGAACAGTCACAAGGAAGCGATCACAACCCAATACAAG CCcaataaaaagactttattcTGTAGTGACTATCATTGAAgatgaaaaacaaaagaaaatgactGTACCTGTGCATTGGGTTGATGAACTCAAAAGTGTTGTATATTGGCCTCCGAaagacaaaaaacaaataaactactATATTAGTAATTGGGTTTCACCTGATAAAGGGTGGGgagaatatatattgttaaaaataaatcttgacAAGGGAACAAAGGAGATGTGTTATGTTTGCATGAAGTTTGACTCTGAATCTTCAAATTCTGATTTTCAAGAAACAG ttTTAGAATGTAATAGTGAAACATATTGCAATCGTCTTTGGGTTAGAGAAAGTAGTCCTGACATTACAGTTGAAAAGGTTGCTGAATTGccattattttcttcaatatcATTTTGTAAATCTCCTAGCAAACATCCTAAGATAGTATCTACTCAGAAATATCAAGAAGAGAACGTTTTGAATTCAAAATCAtatcaaatcaataaaagtCAATCTAGTTTGTCCTCTGTTtgtcaaaatgatttgtttttggAACCAGTTCAAAAAACCATTCCAAGAGGCATTGgtggtacttttttttatgatgaaCCACCAGCTAGCTTTAAAGCAATGGGTGAAAGGC GTTTTCAATATGCAATATTTATGGAGTTAGCAAGTTTAAAAtccgaaataaaaaaatctttatgttCAATCGAAAAGCTGGGAAGAAGAACTGAGCCTGAAGAAACCTtactttatatttgtaaatcaaATGATATAAGAGAGTTTGATGAaagagaaacatttttaaatgataaagaaaAGTTATATTTGTTG GTCCGTCAACTTAAACAAATAGGCGGTAGTTCCATTTCAGCCTCAGTTAACAAAGTTTTAGATGAAACTATGTCTAAAAGTGTTCAATCGCTATTTAACAAAGCAGGGAGACATGGCAAAAGATcatttagaaaaacattattgtATAAAGCAAttattg aaacatTAGTGTCACATTCAACAAAATCTGTTTTGGTTGATAAGTTAATAGGTGACCATTTGAAAAGAGCTCCAGATCGAATAGAATAA
- the LOC136075418 gene encoding uncharacterized protein LOC136075418 isoform X2: MNIKEARTVTRKRSQPNTSPIKRLYSVVTIIEDEKQKKMTVPVHWVDELKSVVYWPPKDKKQINYYISNWVSPDKGWGEYILLKINLDKGTKEMCYVCMKFDSESSNSDFQETVLECNSETYCNRLWVRESSPDITVEKVAELPLFSSISFCKSPSKHPKIVSTQKYQEENVLNSKSYQINKSQSSLSSVCQNDLFLEPVQKTIPRGIGGTFFYDEPPASFKAMGERRFQYAIFMELASLKSEIKKSLCSIEKLGRRTEPEETLLYICKSNDIREFDERETFLNDKEKLYLLVRQLKQIGGSSISASVNKVLDETMSKSVQSLFNKAGRHGKRSFRKTLLYKAIIETLVSHSTKSVLVDKLIGDHLKRAPDRIE; this comes from the exons ATGAATATTAAAGAAGCAAGAACAGTCACAAGGAAGCGATCACAACCCAATACAAG CCcaataaaaagactttattcTGTAGTGACTATCATTGAAgatgaaaaacaaaagaaaatgactGTACCTGTGCATTGGGTTGATGAACTCAAAAGTGTTGTATATTGGCCTCCGAaagacaaaaaacaaataaactactATATTAGTAATTGGGTTTCACCTGATAAAGGGTGGGgagaatatatattgttaaaaataaatcttgacAAGGGAACAAAGGAGATGTGTTATGTTTGCATGAAGTTTGACTCTGAATCTTCAAATTCTGATTTTCAAGAAACAG ttTTAGAATGTAATAGTGAAACATATTGCAATCGTCTTTGGGTTAGAGAAAGTAGTCCTGACATTACAGTTGAAAAGGTTGCTGAATTGccattattttcttcaatatcATTTTGTAAATCTCCTAGCAAACATCCTAAGATAGTATCTACTCAGAAATATCAAGAAGAGAACGTTTTGAATTCAAAATCAtatcaaatcaataaaagtCAATCTAGTTTGTCCTCTGTTtgtcaaaatgatttgtttttggAACCAGTTCAAAAAACCATTCCAAGAGGCATTGgtggtacttttttttatgatgaaCCACCAGCTAGCTTTAAAGCAATGGGTGAAAGGC GTTTTCAATATGCAATATTTATGGAGTTAGCAAGTTTAAAAtccgaaataaaaaaatctttatgttCAATCGAAAAGCTGGGAAGAAGAACTGAGCCTGAAGAAACCTtactttatatttgtaaatcaaATGATATAAGAGAGTTTGATGAaagagaaacatttttaaatgataaagaaaAGTTATATTTGTTG GTCCGTCAACTTAAACAAATAGGCGGTAGTTCCATTTCAGCCTCAGTTAACAAAGTTTTAGATGAAACTATGTCTAAAAGTGTTCAATCGCTATTTAACAAAGCAGGGAGACATGGCAAAAGATcatttagaaaaacattattgtATAAAGCAAttattg aaacatTAGTGTCACATTCAACAAAATCTGTTTTGGTTGATAAGTTAATAGGTGACCATTTGAAAAGAGCTCCAGATCGAATAGAATAA
- the LOC136074510 gene encoding homeobox-like protein HDP1: MASSILPETALPSLKVKINGMFRTALIDSGCSITVVHAESTRGLVSKSEKCITTLGGTVQVLGEMVIKLEIDGIYRMVNSLIVKDKPFGFDLIFGMDAIEKFGGAVIYGDKNRTVRMLACDTEKRGANYISKENEINEKNEINEENEINEENEVNEENEVNEVNEVNEENEVNEENEVNEDNEENEINDEKEINTAKCGANYIRSKENEINGKNEINEENEENKINEDNEINEEKEINKNNEIKHQDFTAKFDGKKWTASWNWNKEPANNNTIRE; encoded by the coding sequence ATGGCATCCAGTATTCTCCCTGAAACAGCGTTGCcatcattaaaagttaaaataaacgGAATGTTCCGAACAGCATTAATTGATTCTGGATGCTCAATTACAGTGGTTCATGCTGAATCTACACGTGGACTTGtttcaaaaagtgaaaaatGCATCACAACTTTGGGAGGAACTGTACAAGTACTAGGTGAAATGGTAATCAAATTGGAAATTGATGGAATATATCGGATGGTTAATTCGTTAATTGTAAAGGACAAACCATTCgggtttgatttgatttttggaATGGATGCTATTGAAAAATTCGGAGGAGCCGTAATCTATGGTGATAAAAACCGTACCGTCCGAATGTTAGCATGTGACACGGAAAAACGTGGCGCAAATTATATAAGTAAAGAAAACGAAATAAACGAAAAGAACGAAATAAACGAAGAGAACGAAATAAACGAAGAGAACGAAGTAAACGAAGAGAACGAAGTAAACGAAGTAAACGAAGTAAACGAAGAGAACGAAGTAAACGAAGAGAACGAAGTAAACGAAGATAACGAAGAGAACGAAATAAACGATGAGAAAGAAATAAACACGGCAAAATGTGGGGCAAATTATATAAGAAGTAAAGAGAACGAAATAAATGGAAAGAACGAAATAAACGAAGAGAAcgaagaaaacaaaataaacgaAGATAACGAAATAAACGAAGagaaagaaataaacaaaaacaacgaAATAAAACATCAGGATTTCACGGCAAAGTTCGACGGAAAAAAATGGACGGCATCATGGAACTGGAATAAAGAGCCCGCAAATAATAATACGATCCGCGAATAA
- the LOC136074511 gene encoding uncharacterized protein LOC136074511, producing the protein MSEKHESSYRKEINEWINSGILVPYNEQALGPPKVLIPLMCVVQENKGRKIRPVGDFRALNEIVNCHTANADVCQEILRRWRKIKSAKILDLKKAYLQIHIDKKLWPYQTVIINEERYCFTRMCFGINVAPTIMTTILRHVLNMNSTVKKACDNYIDDIFVDESCKPPEELEKGRVLGLRVERNKNRELIWKRDNIVQFESSNAVTRSQLFSNLGKLTGHYPVAGSLRLQASYIKRLAGNIPWNEYVSEDCKEKINELLHRLEKEDSVGGKWLVPVNGKAELYCDASSIGLGVVLLIGGIVIEDAAWLRPTSDTHHINISELDSILQGLNLASKWDIKELTVYSDSKSTVGWLNAVLKEEYRVKTRGISQLLVQRRLNTIKEIAKDIKIIVQWIPSELNLADRLLRITQK; encoded by the exons ATGAGCGAAAAGCATGAAAGTAGTTACcgaaaagaaataaatgaatggaTCAACTCTGGCATTCTTGTGCCGTATAACGAGCAAGCATTGGGACCACCTAAAGTATTGATACCGCTCATGTGTGTTGTGCAAGAAAATAAAGGTAGAAAGATACGCCCAGTGGGAGACTTCCGAGCTCTCAACGAAATTGTAAATTGTCACACAGCAAATGCCGACGTTTGTCAAGAGATACTGCGTCGTTGGAGGAAAATTAAAAGTGCAAAAATCCTTGATCTTAAGAAAGCCTACCTTCAAATTCACATTGACAAAAAACTGTGGCCATATCAAACTGTGATTATAAATGAGGAACGGTATTGTTTCACCAGAATGTGTTTTGGCATCAACGTGGCTCCAACAATAATGACTACAATTCTTCGTCACGTGCTCAATATGAATTCGACTGTGAAGAAAGCATGTGATAATTACATTGATGATATATTTGTTGATGAAAGT TGTAAACCTCCAGAAGAGCTAGAAAAAGGACGTGTTTTAGGATTGAGAGTCGAACGAAATAAAAATAGGGAATTGATATGGAAGCGGGACAATATAGTACAATTTGAATCTTCAAATGCAGTCACACGATCACAGCTTTTTAGCAATTTAGGTAAACTAACTGGACATTACCCGGTGGCAGGAAGTTTGCGTTTACAAGCTTCATACATCAAACGATTAGCTGGAAATATTCCATGGAATGAGTATGTTTCTGAAGattgcaaagaaaaaataaatgagttGCTTCACCGTTTGGAAAAAGAGGACTCGGTTGGTGGGAAATGGCTGGTACCAGTGAATGGAAAAGCTGAGCTTTACTGTGATGCATCGTCCATAGGACTGGGTGTAGTTCTTCTAATTGGTGGAATCGTTATTGAAGATGCAGCATGGCTACGACCAACGAGTGATACGCACCATATTAATATAAGTGAACTAGATTCGATACTTCAAGGGTTAAATTTAGCCAGTAAATGGGATATAAAAGAACTCACAGTATACAGCGATAGCAAGAGCACCGTGGGATGGTTAAACGCAGTTTTAAAAGAAGAATATCGCGTAAAGACTCGGGGAATTTCTCAACTGCTAGTACAACGACGGCTGAATACGATAAAGGAAATAGCAAAAGATATTAAGATTATTGTACAATGGATTCCATCTGAACTAAATCTGGCCGATCGACTTTTACGAATCACTCAAAAATAA